The Cherax quadricarinatus isolate ZL_2023a chromosome 81, ASM3850222v1, whole genome shotgun sequence genome includes a region encoding these proteins:
- the LOC138855102 gene encoding cuticle protein 19.8-like, with product MKVVIVLSLVMAVMAAPSIPTNIYSPASVYPPTFFFKAPPRYNYGYSINDDFSGNNFGHQETRDGYDTKGSYSVQLPDGRIQLVTYTVSGDSGYLAEVKYIGEAKYPAYQPTYGPVPAYGPTSALLNPASGFSPIPLYH from the exons atgaaG GTTGTTATTGTCCTGAGTCTGGTAATGGCTGTCATGGCTGCTCCATCCATCCCCACCAATATTTACTCTCCCGCCTCAGTCTACCCTCCAACATTCTTCTTTAAG GCTCCACCAAGGTACAACTACGGTTATAGCATCAATGATGACTTCTCTGGTAACAACTTCGGTCACCAGGAGACTCGTGATGGCTACGACACCAAGGGGTCGTACTCCGTACAGCTCCCCGATGGTCGTATCCAGCTGGTGACctacactgtcagtggtgactcTGGCTACTTGGCCGAGGTCAAATACATAGGAGAAGCCAAATATCCAGCGTACCAACCTACGTACGGACCTGTACCAGCCTATGGACCTACTTCAGCCTTACTCAATCCTGCTTCAGGCTTCAGTCCCATCCCTTTGTATCACTAG